The following proteins come from a genomic window of Salvia hispanica cultivar TCC Black 2014 chromosome 4, UniMelb_Shisp_WGS_1.0, whole genome shotgun sequence:
- the LOC125221107 gene encoding uncharacterized protein LOC125221107, which yields MSDRTDIEKLQEMVKLLMDERDAERAAREALEKKNREIQPVMNMFNHGNMITFPEGPRIDAKNFELRMPLIQRVEQTPFASRATEDASRHLAKFVEISNTLKLNGVDDDAITVRLFPFSLTDSAKEWFECMPVEKVSTWKDIVAAFLDKYYPTDTILKLKSEIFQFIQGHDEPLYEAFARILYNGFNEKICAMLDTGANGGFLMKSGEEAMAVIEEFATNSRGWSKERHSMKRIAAIEEAEESSFAKELAELRVRVDQMDTSRKEDPIPPTSIIAVSKPEAPAPIVEEINYMQGGGSNRNYNNNYRPNQGGGNFNNYNENRPHPNLSYSNNKYLQPPAGFIVSKGGVVEPTKKEEKYDQGITRILEVITQDRKVNDTKIGVVEARINNLEQGMNTISTAITNINTQMEQIQKLDEDRAKAAAQVDDINKKWVAKQKTGTAQSPTDRRNHRSGPPLKYRIGVCPAAGGPPHTPRRAATDKAEAPTQQGLVRHNGIVLPFQPKRKFKLEEQFKHFLNMFCKVHTNIPLVESLQKIPKYAKLLREAVMRKKKPTKADLKLPHHCSEIIQKEKTVKQRDPSHSLSNAGL from the exons ATGAGTGACCGAACGGACATCGAGAAGCTGCAAGAAATGGTGAAGCTGCTAATGGACGAGAGAGATGCGGAGAGGGCAGCCCGCGAGGCTTTGGAAAAGAAGAACAGGGAAATACAACCCgtgatgaacatgttcaatcatGGGAATATGATTACTTTTCCCGAAGGACCTCGTATTGATGCTAAGAATTTCGAGTTACGCATGCCCCTTATCCAAAGGGTCgagcaaactccttttgcaAGTAGGGCCACAGAGGATGCCAGCCGCCATCTCGCTAAATTTGTGGAGATCTCAAACACTCTCAAGTTAAACGGTGTCGATGACGATGCCATAACGGTAAGACTTTTCCCCTTTTCGTTAACTGATTCTGCTAAAGAGTGGTTTGAATGCATGCCCGTAGAAAAGGTCTCCACATGGAAAGACATTGTAGCTGCTTTCCTCGACAAGTACTATCCGACAGACACAATCTTGAAGCTCAAAAGCGAGATCTTCCAGTTCATCCAAGGCCATGACGAGCCCCTCTACGAGGCGTTTGCTC GAATCCTCTATAATGGATTTAACGAGAAGATTTGTGCTATGCTTGATACAGGCGCAAATGGAGGATTCCTAATGAAGTCGGGTGAAGAAGCCATGGCGGTAATAGAGGAATTCGCCACCAACAGCAGGGGGTGGTCGAAAGAAAGGCATAGCATGAAGAGGATAGCTGCAATTGAGGAGGCCGAGGAAAGTTCTTTTGCGAAGGAATTGGCCGAGCTTAGAGTTAGGGTGGACCAAATGGACACATCAAGGAAAGAGGATCCGATTCCACCAACCTCCATCATAGCGGTCTCTAAACCCGAAGCTCCTGCCCCGATAGTGGAGGAAATCAACTACATGCAAGGAGGCGGTTCCAACAGAAattacaacaacaattatCGCCCTAATCAAGGGGGcggtaatttcaataattataatgaaaacCGACCTCACCCTAATCTCTCCTATTCTAACAATAAATACTTGCAACCCCCCGCAGGATTTATCGTTAGCAAGGGAGGAGTAGTTGAGCCAACAAAGAAGGAGGAAAAGTATGACCAAGGGATCACAAGGATCTTGGAAGTAATCACACAAGACAGGAAGGTTAATGACACCAAGATCGGAGTGGTTGAAGCTAGAATAAACAACCTCGAGCAAGGAATGAACACGATCTCAACTGCCATAACCAACATCAACACTCAAATGGAGCAAATCCAAAAGTTAGATGAGGACAGGGCAAAGGCAGCCGCACAAGTGGATGACATCAACAAGAAGTGGGTGGCAAAGCAGAAAACTGGGACTGCCCAGTCGCCGACGGACCGCCGCAACCACCGCAGCGGGCCGCCGCTGAAGTACCGAATTGGAGTCTGCCCAGCcgccggcggaccgccgcacaccccgcggcgggccgccacagACAAGGCAGAAGCACCCACTCAGCAAGGACTCGTGCGGCACAATGGGATTGTGCTACCTTTCCAACCAAAGAGGAAGTTTAAGCTCGAAGAGCAgttcaaacattttttgaacatgttttgtaAGGTTCATACTAATATTCCTCTAGTTGAATCGTTGCAGAAAATACCTAAATATGCGAAGCTACTAAGGGAGGCGGTGATGAGGAAGAAAAAGCCAACAAAAGCAGACCTAAAGCTGCCGCATCATTGCAGCGAGATCATCCAAAAGGAAAAGACAGTAAAGCAGAGGGATCCGAGCCATTCATTATCAAATGCCGGATTGTAG